One genomic region from Nymphaea colorata isolate Beijing-Zhang1983 chromosome 12, ASM883128v2, whole genome shotgun sequence encodes:
- the LOC116265961 gene encoding uncharacterized protein LOC116265961 isoform X2 encodes MDERGGSFVAVRRLSHGIERGNGCHTTSAEAVTGSSAWIGRGLSCVCVQGRESDARASFDLTPFQEDCLLRLKNRIEVTYDSSKPEHQEALRALWSAAFPDEELRDLISEQWKQMGWQGKDPSTDFRGGGFISLENLLFFAKTYPKCFQDLLRKQEGDRAMWEYPFAVAGVNITFMLIQMLDLLSVKPQTLLGAIFVKLLAENEWAFDLLYCIAFKMMDQQWLAMRATYMDFNSVMKATRAQLERELLLEDVARLEDMPSYKLLLQ; translated from the exons ATGGACGAGCGAGGAGGGTCGTTCGTCGCCGTGAGGCGGCTCTCCCACGGAATCGAGCGCGGGAACGGGTGCCATACCACCTCCG CCGAAGCTGTTACTGGATCATCAGCTTGGATCGGGAGAGGTCTTTCATGTGTTTGTGTACAAGGAAGAGAAAGTGATGCTCGTGCTTCTTTCGATTTAACCCCTTTTCAG GAGGACTGCTTACTCAGGCTGAAGAATCGGATAGAAGTTACTTATGATAGTTCAAAGCCTGAACATCAG GAAGCTTTGAGGGCTTTGTGGTCTGCAGCCTTCCCTGATGAAGAACTTCGTGATTTGATATCAGAACAATGGAAGCAAATGGGTTGGCAAGGAAAAGACCCATCTACTGATTTTAG GGGTGGTGGATTTATATCTTTGGAAAATCTGTTATTCTTTGCAAAGACTTATCCG AAATGTTTCCAAGACCTTCTTCGGAAGCAGGAAGGTGACCGAGCCATGTGGGAATACCCATTTGCAGTAGCTGGTGTGAACATTACGTTCATGCTGATTCAGATGCTTGACCTCCTATCAG TGAAACCACAAACTCTATTAGGAGCAATCTTTGTAAAGTTGCTTGCAG AGAACGAGTGGGCATTTGACTTGTTGTACTGTATAGCGTTCAAGATGATGGATCAGCAGTGGCTTGCAATGAGGGCAACATACATGGACTTCAAC TCTGTTATGAAGGCCACACGTGCTCAGCTGGAAAGAGAGCTGCTCCTTGAGGATGTAGCGCGCCTGGAGGACATGCCTTCTTACAaattgcttcttcaatga
- the LOC116265961 gene encoding uncharacterized protein LOC116265961 isoform X1, with protein MDERGGSFVAVRRLSHGIERGNGCHTTSAEAVTGSSAWIGRGLSCVCVQGRESDARASFDLTPFQEDCLLRLKNRIEVTYDSSKPEHQEALRALWSAAFPDEELRDLISEQWKQMGWQGKDPSTDFRGGGFISLENLLFFAKTYPKCFQDLLRKQEGDRAMWEYPFAVAGVNITFMLIQMLDLLSVKPQTLLGAIFVKLLAGVGDIEDCYFTENEWAFDLLYCIAFKMMDQQWLAMRATYMDFNSVMKATRAQLERELLLEDVARLEDMPSYKLLLQ; from the exons ATGGACGAGCGAGGAGGGTCGTTCGTCGCCGTGAGGCGGCTCTCCCACGGAATCGAGCGCGGGAACGGGTGCCATACCACCTCCG CCGAAGCTGTTACTGGATCATCAGCTTGGATCGGGAGAGGTCTTTCATGTGTTTGTGTACAAGGAAGAGAAAGTGATGCTCGTGCTTCTTTCGATTTAACCCCTTTTCAG GAGGACTGCTTACTCAGGCTGAAGAATCGGATAGAAGTTACTTATGATAGTTCAAAGCCTGAACATCAG GAAGCTTTGAGGGCTTTGTGGTCTGCAGCCTTCCCTGATGAAGAACTTCGTGATTTGATATCAGAACAATGGAAGCAAATGGGTTGGCAAGGAAAAGACCCATCTACTGATTTTAG GGGTGGTGGATTTATATCTTTGGAAAATCTGTTATTCTTTGCAAAGACTTATCCG AAATGTTTCCAAGACCTTCTTCGGAAGCAGGAAGGTGACCGAGCCATGTGGGAATACCCATTTGCAGTAGCTGGTGTGAACATTACGTTCATGCTGATTCAGATGCTTGACCTCCTATCAG TGAAACCACAAACTCTATTAGGAGCAATCTTTGTAAAGTTGCTTGCAG GGGTTGGTGACATTGAAGACTGTTACTTTACAGAGAACGAGTGGGCATTTGACTTGTTGTACTGTATAGCGTTCAAGATGATGGATCAGCAGTGGCTTGCAATGAGGGCAACATACATGGACTTCAAC TCTGTTATGAAGGCCACACGTGCTCAGCTGGAAAGAGAGCTGCTCCTTGAGGATGTAGCGCGCCTGGAGGACATGCCTTCTTACAaattgcttcttcaatga
- the LOC116265961 gene encoding uncharacterized protein LOC116265961 isoform X3 produces the protein MDERGGSFVAVRRLSHGIERGNGCHTTSAEAVTGSSAWIGRGLSCVCVQGRESDARASFDLTPFQEDCLLRLKNRIEVTYDSSKPEHQEALRALWSAAFPDEELRDLISEQWKQMGWQGKDPSTDFRGGGFISLENLLFFAKTYPKCFQDLLRKQEGDRAMWEYPFAVAGVNITFMLIQMLDLLSENEWAFDLLYCIAFKMMDQQWLAMRATYMDFNSVMKATRAQLERELLLEDVARLEDMPSYKLLLQ, from the exons ATGGACGAGCGAGGAGGGTCGTTCGTCGCCGTGAGGCGGCTCTCCCACGGAATCGAGCGCGGGAACGGGTGCCATACCACCTCCG CCGAAGCTGTTACTGGATCATCAGCTTGGATCGGGAGAGGTCTTTCATGTGTTTGTGTACAAGGAAGAGAAAGTGATGCTCGTGCTTCTTTCGATTTAACCCCTTTTCAG GAGGACTGCTTACTCAGGCTGAAGAATCGGATAGAAGTTACTTATGATAGTTCAAAGCCTGAACATCAG GAAGCTTTGAGGGCTTTGTGGTCTGCAGCCTTCCCTGATGAAGAACTTCGTGATTTGATATCAGAACAATGGAAGCAAATGGGTTGGCAAGGAAAAGACCCATCTACTGATTTTAG GGGTGGTGGATTTATATCTTTGGAAAATCTGTTATTCTTTGCAAAGACTTATCCG AAATGTTTCCAAGACCTTCTTCGGAAGCAGGAAGGTGACCGAGCCATGTGGGAATACCCATTTGCAGTAGCTGGTGTGAACATTACGTTCATGCTGATTCAGATGCTTGACCTCCTATCAG AGAACGAGTGGGCATTTGACTTGTTGTACTGTATAGCGTTCAAGATGATGGATCAGCAGTGGCTTGCAATGAGGGCAACATACATGGACTTCAAC TCTGTTATGAAGGCCACACGTGCTCAGCTGGAAAGAGAGCTGCTCCTTGAGGATGTAGCGCGCCTGGAGGACATGCCTTCTTACAaattgcttcttcaatga
- the LOC116265929 gene encoding cationic amino acid transporter 9, chloroplastic, whose protein sequence is MARGGASRRGPPPWLAGFWNSACRVKPIQIAATHQVAPPLPEGGGEELVRRLGAIDLILLGIGASIGAGIFVVTGTVARDAGPGVTISFIIAGAACALCALCYAELSSRFPALVGGAYLYTYAAFSELAAFLVFTQLMLDYHIGAASIARSLASYLAALLKIAPFFRHILPDWIGSGQELFGGVLSINVLAPILLVILTIILCQGVQESALVNSVMTATKVTIVLIVIFVGAFEVDVSNWSPFAPNGFKAIITGATIVFFAYVGFDAVANSAEESKRPQRDLPIGILVSLLACAILYVGVCLVITGMVSYKLLGDDAPLAEAFSGKGLKFVSILISIGAVAGLTTTLLVGLYVQSRLYLGLGRDGLLPSIFSKVHHIRHTPVRSQIWVGCVAGVLAGLFNVHELSHILSVGTLTGYSVVSACVITLRWKPRSSGHLSIGGFSARHEGIISLLGVACGGFLAGLCYRFSAGIVFLLIAILMSVVFAAALQYRQAYADPPGFSCPGVPAVPIISIFFNMFLFAQLHWEAWVRFIVVSILAIGIYAAYGQYHATSPDCTNSTIYHPMPAEDSQ, encoded by the exons ATGGCGCGTGGCGGCGCTTCTCGCCGCGGCCCGCCTCCCTGGCTCGCCGGCTTCTGGAATTCGGCCTGCCGAGTCAAGCCCATCCAGATCGCAGCGACCCACCAGGTGGCACCGCCGCTTCCTGAAGGTGGAGGAGAAGAACTCGTGCGGCGGCTGGGCGCTATCGACCTCATCCTGCTCGGTATTGGAGCTTCGATCGGCGCCGGAATCTTCGTCGTCACCGGCACCGTGGCACGCGACGCTGGACCTG GTGTTACTATTAGCTTCATTATAGCCGGTGCAGCGTGCGCGCTCTGTGCTCTATGTTACGCTGAGTTATCGTCACGCTTCCCTGCACTTGTTGGCGGTGCATATTTGTATACGTATGCAGCATTTAGCGAGCTCGCCGCATTCCTTGTGTTCACGCAACTGATGCTCGATTACCATATTGGCGCGGCAAGCATTGCCCGCAGCCTGGCGAGCTACCTGGCAGCGCTGTTGAAAATCGCTCCCTTTTTCCGGCATATCTTGCCTGACTGGATAGGGAGTGGTCAAGAATTATTTGGAGGAGTTTTGTCTATCAATGTGTTAGCACCAATTCTTTTGGTAATATTGACCATAATTCTATGTCAAGGTGTGCAAGAATCAGCATTGGTGAATTCGGTTATGACTGCCACAAAG GTAACAATTGTCCTCATTGTTATATTTGTTGGTGCTTTTGAGGTGGATGTCTCAAACTGGTCTCCTTTTGCCCCAAACGGGTTCAAAGCTATCATTACTGGAGCAACTATAGTTTTTTTCGCTTATGTTGGATTTGATGCTGTTGCTAATTCTGCAGAAGAATCCAAAAGACCACAG AGAGATTTGCCCATTGGCATTCTTGTCAGCCTGCTGGCTTGTGCAATATTATATGTTGGTGTATGCCTAGTAATCACTGGAATGGTTTCGTACAAGTTACTTGGTGATGATGCTCCATTAGCTGAAGCTTTCTCTGGCAAAGGGCTGAAATTTGTGTCAATTCTGATCAGTATAGGAGCTGTTGCAGGCTTGACTACAACCCTACTAGTTGGCTTGTATGTACAG tCTCGGTTGTACCTTGGGCTTGGAAGAGATGGACTACTGCCATCAATCTTTTCGAAGGTGCATCATATTCGGCACACACCTGTACGTTCACAGATTTGGGTTGGTTGTGTTGCTGGAGTCCTGGCCGGGTTGTTTAATGTCCATGAACTCTCACATATTCTTTCAGTTGGAACGCTA ACGGGATATTCTGTTGTTTCAGCCTGCGTTATTACTCTTCGCTGGAAGCCGAGGTCATCAGGTCATCTTTCTATAGGGGGATTCTCAGCTCGACATGAAGGCATCATTTCCCTTCTTGGTGTTGCTTGTGGTGGTTTTTTGGCTGGGTTGTGCTACCGTTTCAGTGCTGGGATAGTATTTTTGTTAATAGCTATTCTGATGTCTGTTGTGTTTGCTGCTGCTCTTCAGTATCGCCAA GCCTATGCAGATCCCCCTGGATTTTCTTGTCCAGGAGTTCCCGCCGTGCCAAttatttccatatttttcaacatgttCCTGTTTGCTCAG CTGCATTGGGAAGCATGGGTTCGGTTCATAGTGGTCAGCATCCTTGCTATAGGTATTTATGCTGCTTATGGGCAATATCATGCCACTTCACCGGACTGCACCAATTCGACTATTTATCACCCGATGCCTGCAGAGGATTCTCAGTAG